One window from the genome of Chroogloeocystis siderophila 5.2 s.c.1 encodes:
- a CDS encoding MarC family protein, translated as MWQQLTSVIVGTFLTLFPVTNPVGAIPIFYGLTGATTKFYRLRQARQTAINVVLVLGVFLLAGREILSFFGISLGVLRIAGGLLIAHTAWEMVTARQRLTTPESDEALDKDDISFTPMAIPIISGPGAIGVVIGFAASNSGWIDNIGCLAGIVLLGVTIYLCLALGEPLVGILGKNGLGALNRVLGFFILAIAVQFIADGTVTLLREAAPNLLR; from the coding sequence ATGTGGCAACAGTTAACCTCCGTTATTGTGGGAACATTCCTAACTTTGTTTCCAGTGACTAATCCAGTCGGTGCAATCCCGATTTTTTATGGTCTGACAGGCGCAACCACAAAATTTTATCGCCTCCGCCAGGCGCGTCAGACAGCAATTAATGTTGTTTTAGTTTTGGGAGTCTTTTTACTAGCAGGCAGAGAAATACTCAGCTTTTTTGGGATCTCGCTAGGAGTTTTGCGGATTGCTGGTGGTTTACTAATTGCGCATACGGCTTGGGAAATGGTGACAGCGCGTCAAAGACTTACTACTCCAGAAAGCGATGAAGCGCTTGACAAGGACGATATTTCTTTTACACCAATGGCAATTCCGATCATTAGTGGTCCTGGCGCGATCGGTGTCGTGATTGGTTTTGCGGCGAGTAACAGCGGATGGATTGATAATATCGGTTGCTTAGCTGGAATCGTCTTGCTTGGGGTGACGATTTACTTGTGCCTAGCTTTGGGAGAACCTTTAGTTGGTATATTAGGCAAAAATGGTTTGGGAGCGTTAAATCGAGTCCTTGGTTTTTTTATTTTGGCGATCGCTGTACAATTTATCGCCGATGGTACGGTTACGCTCTTAAGAGAAGCAGCACCAAATTTATTGCGGTGA
- a CDS encoding alpha/beta fold hydrolase: MPYIDVRGVEHYYEWIRTPSLESQAKPVMVFVHGWAGSARYWQSVAHALADSFDCLLYDLRGFGRSQGKSPLLSTSIAVADSEIPQEESAAVQELTYELAEYADDLAALLDQLQLQQVYINAHSMGASVATLFLNRYPQRVHRAILTCSGIFEYDEKAFAAFHKFGGYVVKFRPKWLSKIPFVDRMFIARFLHRPIPAAERKAFLQDFLVADYQAALGTIFTSVSKQAAEVMPQEFARIAVPTLLVAGEYDKIIPAEMGRQAAALNPLVEYVMIPNTAHFPMLEDAETYLQKVRAFLQIEQPVKIAG; this comes from the coding sequence ATGCCTTACATTGATGTTCGCGGTGTAGAACATTACTATGAGTGGATTCGGACGCCAAGTTTGGAATCCCAAGCTAAACCTGTGATGGTATTTGTCCACGGATGGGCTGGTTCTGCGCGGTATTGGCAAAGTGTAGCTCATGCTCTGGCAGATAGTTTTGACTGTTTACTTTACGATTTGCGAGGATTTGGCAGATCTCAAGGTAAATCGCCTTTACTATCGACAAGTATTGCAGTTGCTGACTCAGAAATTCCGCAAGAAGAATCAGCAGCAGTGCAAGAATTAACCTACGAGTTGGCAGAATACGCAGACGACTTGGCAGCACTATTAGATCAATTGCAACTTCAGCAAGTCTACATTAACGCGCATTCGATGGGCGCATCGGTTGCCACTTTATTTCTGAACCGCTACCCACAACGAGTACACCGCGCAATTCTTACGTGTAGTGGAATTTTTGAGTACGATGAAAAAGCTTTTGCTGCCTTTCATAAGTTTGGCGGCTATGTTGTCAAGTTTCGCCCAAAGTGGTTGAGTAAAATCCCTTTTGTAGACCGGATGTTTATTGCGCGGTTTTTACATCGTCCGATCCCAGCGGCGGAACGTAAAGCTTTCTTACAAGATTTTCTTGTTGCTGATTATCAGGCGGCTTTAGGGACAATCTTTACTTCGGTGAGTAAACAAGCGGCTGAAGTTATGCCGCAAGAATTCGCGCGGATTGCAGTACCAACACTGTTAGTCGCTGGAGAATATGACAAAATTATTCCTGCCGAAATGGGACGCCAAGCTGCGGCGTTAAACCCCTTAGTTGAATATGTCATGATTCCTAACACGGCTCATTTCCCCATGCTAGAAGATGCAGAAACTTATCTGCAAAAAGTGCGTGCATTCTTGCAAATCGAGCAGCCAGTCAAGATTGCTGGTTGA
- a CDS encoding GntR family transcriptional regulator has product MVQFHIQPDSEIPASTQLLNQIWYAITSRQFPPGHRLPSTRALAMQTGLHRNTISKVYRHLEEDGLVESRAGSGIYVRAQPSMRNPAPIPILEKYPQAERIVQNSLDELLKAGCSLNQARDLFLAEIDWRLRSSARVLVTVPADDIGAGRLMVDELEQSIQRPVQLVPLEELAQVLEQTPAGTVVTTRYFIARAEAIAAPKSVRVIPIDIYDYAKEIQLLKKLPKGTSLGMVSLSSGILRAAEVIAYSLRGDELLVMSAQLGDNYKLNAIVKSAQVIISFDQASFPAVKAAVQAAREDIIRPPQLICSENYISEKSIDFLKRELGL; this is encoded by the coding sequence ATGGTTCAGTTTCATATCCAACCAGATAGTGAAATTCCAGCTTCAACTCAGTTACTTAATCAAATTTGGTACGCAATTACATCGCGACAATTTCCCCCAGGTCACAGACTTCCAAGTACACGCGCCCTCGCGATGCAAACAGGGTTACACCGAAACACGATCAGCAAAGTCTATCGCCATTTAGAGGAAGACGGACTTGTTGAAAGCCGTGCGGGTTCTGGTATTTACGTCCGCGCCCAGCCATCGATGCGTAACCCAGCACCAATTCCGATCTTGGAAAAATATCCCCAAGCCGAAAGAATTGTACAGAATAGTCTTGATGAGCTACTTAAAGCAGGTTGTTCTTTAAATCAAGCAAGAGACCTATTTTTAGCAGAAATTGACTGGCGGTTGCGATCAAGTGCGCGAGTATTGGTAACTGTTCCAGCCGATGATATTGGTGCGGGTAGGTTAATGGTTGACGAACTTGAGCAATCAATTCAACGACCTGTACAATTAGTTCCGTTAGAGGAATTAGCGCAAGTACTAGAGCAAACTCCGGCAGGGACCGTGGTGACAACTCGGTATTTTATTGCTCGCGCCGAAGCGATCGCCGCACCAAAGTCCGTCCGCGTTATTCCTATTGATATTTACGACTATGCCAAAGAAATACAACTCTTGAAAAAACTCCCTAAAGGCACTAGCCTGGGCATGGTCAGCTTGAGTTCTGGTATTCTTCGCGCCGCAGAAGTCATTGCCTACAGTCTTAGAGGTGATGAACTCTTAGTGATGAGCGCCCAACTCGGCGATAACTATAAACTCAACGCGATTGTCAAAAGTGCGCAAGTTATCATCAGTTTTGATCAAGCAAGTTTTCCTGCGGTGAAAGCAGCCGTCCAAGCTGCTAGAGAAGACATTATTCGTCCGCCGCAACTCATTTGCAGCGAGAATTACATCAGCGAAAAATCAATTGATTTTCTCAAGCGCGAACTGGGATTATAG
- a CDS encoding dienelactone hydrolase family protein, which yields MTSIEIRSSHVKVPNGDLQVPAYLTMPVGEGSYPGIIVIQEVFGVNEHIRDVTERIAKEGYVAIAPAIFHRVAPNFEVGYSPQDLELGRKYKQQTKAAELLSDIQAAIDYLKDLPQVRKDGFGCIGFCFGGHVAYLAATLQDIQATASFYGAGLTSQTPGGGAPTITRTPEISGTIYAFFGMQDASIPAADVDQIEAELKKYQVSHKIFRYAQADHGFFCDRRASYNPEAAADAWEHVKRLFQQHLKEA from the coding sequence ATGACTAGCATAGAAATTCGTTCTTCTCATGTAAAAGTTCCTAACGGCGACCTTCAAGTTCCAGCTTATCTGACGATGCCTGTCGGTGAAGGTTCTTATCCAGGTATTATTGTCATTCAGGAGGTTTTTGGTGTTAATGAACACATTCGCGACGTAACAGAAAGAATCGCCAAAGAAGGATATGTTGCGATCGCCCCCGCAATTTTTCACCGTGTCGCGCCAAATTTTGAAGTCGGTTACTCGCCACAAGATCTTGAACTGGGAAGAAAATACAAGCAACAAACCAAAGCAGCCGAACTTTTGAGTGATATCCAAGCGGCAATTGACTACCTCAAAGATCTACCACAAGTCAGAAAAGACGGTTTTGGGTGTATTGGCTTTTGCTTCGGCGGTCATGTTGCTTATTTAGCGGCTACACTCCAAGATATTCAAGCAACCGCGTCTTTCTACGGGGCAGGGCTAACAAGTCAAACGCCTGGAGGTGGTGCGCCCACAATTACGCGGACTCCAGAAATCAGCGGCACGATTTATGCTTTCTTTGGGATGCAAGATGCGAGTATTCCAGCAGCGGATGTCGATCAGATTGAGGCAGAGTTAAAGAAATATCAAGTTTCCCACAAGATCTTTCGCTATGCGCAAGCGGATCATGGTTTTTTCTGCGATCGCCGCGCTAGCTATAATCCCGAAGCTGCGGCTGATGCTTGGGAACACGTCAAAAGACTATTTCAGCAGCATCTCAAGGAAGCGTAA